In Apium graveolens cultivar Ventura chromosome 10, ASM990537v1, whole genome shotgun sequence, the following are encoded in one genomic region:
- the LOC141688828 gene encoding sterol carrier protein 2-like has protein sequence MAKSSLKSAALMEQMKAHLSTDAGKDIVKKVNLVYQLNIAPKKIGFNEEIYVVDLKKGEVTQGPYEGGKPDATFSFTDDDFIKISSGKMNPQIAFMRGAIKIKGSMSAATKFTPDIFPKPSKM, from the exons ATGGCCAAGAGCTCTCTGAAATCAGCTGCCTTGATGGAGCAGATGAAGGCCCACCTCTCCACCGACGCCGGAAAAGACATAGTCAAGAAAGTCAATCTTGTTTATCAACTCAATATTGCCCCCAAG AAAATCGGGTTTAACGAGGAAATATATGTTGTTGATCTCAAGAAAGGAGAGGTTACTCAAG GTCCATATGAAGGTGGGAAGCCGGATGCTACCTTTTCTTTCACGGACGATGATTTTATCAAAATATCCTCCGGGAAAATGAATCCCCAAATTGCTTTTATGAG GGGTGCAATTAAGATCAAAGGCAGTATGAGTGCAGCTACAAAGTTCACTCCTGACATATTCCCAAAGCCTTCTAAGATGTGA
- the LOC141692904 gene encoding protein WEAK CHLOROPLAST MOVEMENT UNDER BLUE LIGHT 1-like → MTPQQGHGLPKQTQNHEGFVTAVYPKLRVRKDSTDGLSSLEQKVSEIEPQESLSIYPRLKVSQGLSDEFLLQEEASVSSIDNESLTDPRDEDIVTSSSEYNSLSGITPQGSPFRSNYVQQQYVFDLPITVEHDASSTSLRADKEGFEDEFIESCSSNMSEAKMKSKLSSLEEGGFVTYAQGRPSIVKKNSASPSQVIGTECHHSRQISDKVSQALPNRAGHNDKATAFESAKGVVFTFGEIVDCKAHKVQTVEKRKDIEEELETIHQEVQWFRKQSEAAENDKGKVLKALNSSKRLIEELNLYLEIAQMEEHQAKEDSELASLRVVEMEQGIAAKAHNAANAQFEDAKLRNEATLLELGTVKEELITVQKDYAILLTEKDLAVKKAEEARSASKEIEKTVEELTVQLIAARDVLESQHATRSEAEERKIGVAMALEQDTLNWEKELKQEEEELEKLDQQILSEKDLKSKLDTASALLQDLKFELAAYMDSNVNLESKEHSNGNVIGQDKKTHSDIQIVVSLAKKNLEEVKFNIEETNEEIRLLHVASTSLKSQLEVKKIALSTLEQREGMASVAVESIEAELNRTINEIAMVQVKEREAREKMAEMHKILHKAAEEADQAKSLARAAHEELRKAQEGVEHAKAGASTVQSRLLAAQKEIEASKASESHAIAAFSALEETKAVQTLNTDNTPSGVTLPLEEYYELSNQAQDAEEEAKKRIADTLSQLEIAKGSELQTSSKLEKANSELSTRKERLKFAREKAKKAKEEKLCIEQELRKWRTELEQRRKAGESSPGAVKIPRPSLEGGKAEVTEKRIPPTRFEVRNEAQYLNKAPSAAAATQLTQSNKAYELIRSESDSLPDVQMLKKKKKSRFLRFFSFSSKKKKNSPSLHSPSLS, encoded by the exons ATGACTCCTCAACAGGGCCATGGTCTTCCAAAACAAACTCAAAATCACGAGGGTTTTGTAACTGCAGTGTATCCTAAGCTTAGAGTAAGGAAAGATTCTACTGATGGACTTTCATCACTCGAGCAGAAAGTCAGTGAAATTGAGCCTCAGGAGTCTTTGTCTATATATCCTCGGCTTAAAGTTTCACAAGGTCTATCTGATGAATTTCTGCTTCAAGAGGAAGCCTCAGTTTCATCAATTGATAATGAAAGTCTAACTGATCCTCGAGATGAGGATATTGTAACATCTTCTTCAGAGTACAATAGTCTGTCTGGGATTACACCGCAAGGAAGTCCGTTCCGCAGCAATTATGTTCAACAGCAATATGTTTTTGACTTGCCTATTACAGTTGAGCATGATGCATCATCTACTTCGTTAAGAGCGGACAAGGAAGGGTTTGAAGATGAATTCATAGAATCCTGTTCATCAAATATGTCAGAAGCAAAAATGAAGAGTAAGTTGTCATCATTAGAAGAAGGTGGTTTTGTTACTTATGCTCAAGGTCGGCCTTctattgtaaaaaaaaattcagcTTCACCCTCTCAGGTGATAGGAACTGAGTGTCATCACAGTAGGCAGATATCTGATAAGGTTTCGCAGGCACTGCCCAATCGCGCAGGTCATAATGATAAAGCGACAGCATTTGAATCTGCTAAGGGAGTCGTTTTCACGTTTGGGGAAATTGTTGACTGCAAGGCCCATAAAGTTCAGACAGTGGAG AAGCGAAAAGATATAGAAGAAGAACTTGAGACCATACATCAGGAGGTACAATGGTTTAGGAAACAGTCTGAGGCTGCTGAAAATGACAAAGGGAAAGTCTTGAAGGCACTCAATAGCAGTAAGAGACTCATTGAAGAATTGAATCTCTACCTAGAGATAGCACAAATGGAAGAGCATCAAGCAAAAGAGGATTCTGAACTGGCAAGCCTCAGGGTGGTAGAGATGGAACAAGGAATTGCTGCCAAGGCTCACAATGCAGCTAACGCGCAGTTCGAGGATGCTAAACTAAGGAATGAGGCCACTTTATTAGAGCTGGGAACAGTGAAAGAAGAGTTGATTACAGTCCAGAAAGATTATGCTATTCTCCTGACTGAAAAAGATTTAGCTGTGAAAAAAGCTGAAGAGGCCCGTTCTGCATCAAAGGAGATTGAAAAGACAGTTGAGGAATTGACTGTTCAGTTGATTGCAGCAAGAGACGTCTTGGAATCTCAACATGCTACTCGTTCAGAAGCCGAGGAACGCAAAATTGGGGTAGCTATGGCATTAGAGCAAGATACCTTAAATTGGGAAAAGGAACTGAAGCAGGAAGAAGAGGAGCTCGAGAAACTAGATCAGCAAATTCTGTCAGAAAAGGATCTCAAGTCAAAACTAGATACCGCATCAGCTTTGCTACAAGACTTGAAATTTGAATTAGCTGCATATATGGACTCAAATGTGAATTTGGAGTCTAAAGAACACTCAAATGGCAACGTTATTGGGCAGGACAAAAAGACTCATAGTGATATACAAATAGTAGTCTCTTTGGCCAAAAAGAATCTTGAAGAAGTGAAATTCAACATTGAAGAAACAAATGAGGAAATCAGATTGTTACATGTTGCTTCCACATCATTAAAGTCACAATTAGAAGTTAAAAAAATTGCACTGTCTACCCTTGAGCAGAGAGAAGGAATGGCATCAGTTGCAGTTGAATCTATCGAAGCTGAGCTAAACAGAACTATAAATGAGATTGCTATGGTTCAAGTAAAGGAGAGAGAAGCGAGAGAGAAGATGGCGGAGATGCACAAGATATTACACAAGGCAGCTGAAGAAGCAGATCAGGCAAAATCACTTGCTCGTGCTGCTCATGAAGAGCTCCGAAAGGCACAGGAGGGAGTGGAGCACGCAAAGGCTGGAGCAAGTACTGTACAGAGTAGATTACTTGCAGCTCAAAAGGAGATAGAGGCTTCAAAGGCATCAGAAAGTCATGCTATAGCAGCTTTTAGTGCACTTGAAGAGACCAAAGCAGTTCAAACTCTTAACACGGATAATACACCATCTGGAGTTACACTTCCACTAGAGGAATACTATGAGCTTAGTAATCAGGCCCAAGATGCAGAGGAGGAGGCTAAAAAGAGAATTGCTGATACTCTCTCCCAACTCGAGATAGCAAAGGGATCTGAGTTGCAAACCTCGAGTAAATTGGAGAAAGCTAATTCCGAGCTGTCTACTCGAAAGGAAAGATTAAAATTTGCCAGGGAGAAGGCTAAAAAGGCCAAGGAAGAGAAACTATGTATAGAACAGGAATTGAGAAAGTGGAGGACTGAACTTGAGCAACGGAGAAAAGCTGGAGAGTCTAGTCCAGGAGCTGTTAAGATCCCTAGACCAAGTTTGGAGGGGGGAAAGGCAGAGGTGACTGAAAAAAGGATTCCACCAACAAGGTTTGAGGTGAGAAATGAAGCACAATATCTAAACAAGGCACCAAGTGCTGCTGCAGCTACTCAACTCACGCAAAGCAACAAAGCATATGAGCTAATACGCAGTGAATCTGATTCATTGCCTGATGTGCAAATgttaaagaaaaagaagaagtcTAGATTCTTACGGTTTTTCTCGTTTTCGagcaaaaagaaaaaaaattcacCATCCTTGCATTCTCCTTCACTATCCTGA